The following proteins are co-located in the Triticum aestivum cultivar Chinese Spring chromosome 1A, IWGSC CS RefSeq v2.1, whole genome shotgun sequence genome:
- the LOC123053922 gene encoding uncharacterized protein gives MVRSKEVPKRPKDPLMTPPSKPRGFRDDGFGGSLPRNRGGAAMSPAPASVPNYMRATSSSGAKAGPGRRAGAVPSSASPTARRGPLRAVTTGRVLFPTPEVPGMVRATPTCSSTMKEAKFPGALDLAPGATDAQGPAAMRVCPYNYCSLNGHTHSPAVPLRSFLASRRRLIKTQQSMKHKGVSAFRKGSGHQRPEGKNGSPVLSAAVAKAAPLVDEEALGDFFVEVYAGPRVSSDMSCSDMSLDEMDAAVRRMEFVVFDRCGVGEDDEKGGDPAVGVDGGGRPEEDRLGFCRDSSSECSDDGASGLISGNLVEELPWMRYECDSLDDDVSEEHVQEAEVSEGQEGEDEEGRSRGSGDNHEEEADEEQKPEKSEIISDLPRETGIIAEEAGADCRVEICEEISNTMDQQEAASTVQERQHEDDEERVSDVAHKMEIAAAQACIVCAAEVCNEQQEEEDQDNILGQVIQGDASDGQGTSEEKLSNGVDKPEIPEHELDILGKVVQGDISDGQGTSEEQLSNGVCELEIPANEVAERVENVLEESPVDESSADQEAKDDRSNVESTGNLDVTEKQDMPDHESEVELYETVPSVACEEDFVEEDVTSRAVSEGEISDCSEIAYPDVEMSTQPTEGGIEQDVNNVEDAFEEYGSAVNNLVDQCIPAEGTVDVIEDAQKEIEIASCNLEDASEAYGTSQESSQEVDFLCVDAAAQMEPEPEVTNCKLEDSSEEYGIAQESSQDVKPVCVDAAAQTEPEPEVTNCKLEDSSEESGIAQESTQDVKPVCVDAAAQMEPETRNCNLEDASAEAGITGETVHDDNLVYVGEVAQVQSGVDTSELVDTSEESGIAHEIGEDDNSAYVSNDAQSDSGIATCELGEESATVQEADQDQNCTDVNGGYTHESELTACELAEASEACDITQEAIQDDSISDVSDGAQKESEIIACESEHACEESHIIQEGGEDVNTACEESDIIQEGVEDDNTACEESDIIQEGVEDDNTACEESYIIQEGGADDNTAGVRTGALKEPKIMASELADACEVCITEEANLSPVVQIPEHNYDLSATDGHGEPQNLPAEDTVAKEFSIDDMCNVFSEMNLKGDIYVDPTESEICPRNRRIVAGRRRMPEEDEYMRGFNPRAPNFLPLESDPDAEKVDLKHQTAEDRKNAEEWMIDYALRRAVNNLGPARKKKVELLVQAFETVLPQDEKKSISPTRPAQACN, from the coding sequence ATGGTGAGGAGCAAAGAGGTGCCCAAGAGGCCCAAGGACCCGCTCATGACCCCTCCGTCCAAGCCCAGGGGGTTCAGGGACGACGGCTTCGGCGGAAGCCTGCCGAGGAACCGCGGCGGCGCGGCCATGTCCCCGGCGCCGGCCTCCGTGCCCAACTACATGCGGGCCACCAGCAGCTCCGGCGCCaaggccgggcccgggcggcgcgcgggggcggtGCCCTCGTCGGCGTCGCCCACGGCCAGGCGGGGGCCGCTGCGGGCGGTCACGACGGGGAGGGTGCTGTTCCCGACGCCGGAGGTGCCCGGCATGGTCCGGGCCACGCCCACGTGCTCCTCCACCATGAAGGAGGCCAAGTTCCCCGGCGCGCTCGACCTGGCGCCCGGGGCCACCGACGCCCAGGGCCCCGCGGCGATGCGCGTCTGCCCGTACAACTACTGCTCCCTCAACGGCCACACCCACTCGCCGGCCGTGCCGCTCCGGAGCTTCCTCGCGTCGCGCCGCCGGCTCATCAAGACGCAGCAGAGCATGAAGCACAAGGGCGTCTCGGCGTTCCGCAAGGGATCCGGCCATCAGAGGCCGGAGGGCAAGAACGGCAGccccgtcctctccgccgccgtcgccaaggCCGCGCCTCTGGTCGACGAGGAGGCGCTGGGCGACTTCTTCGTGGAGGTGTACGCCGGCCCGAGGGTGAGCTCCGACATGAGCTGCAGCGACATGTCCCTGGACGAGATGGACGCCGCGGTGAGGAGGATGGAGTTCGTCGTCTTCGACCGGTGCGGCGTGGGCGAGGACGACGAGAAGGGCGGCGATCCTGCCGTTGGCGTtgacggcggcgggaggccggaggAGGACAGGCTCGGTTTCTGCAGGGACAGTTCGTCGGAGTGCAGCGATGACGGTGCCTCCGGTCTCATCTCCGGCAACCTCGTGGAGGAGCTGCCCTGGATGAGGTACGAGTGCGATAGCCTGGACGATGATGTTTCAGAAGAGCATGTTCAGGAAGCAGAGGTTTCAGAGGGGCAAGAAGGTGAAGATGAAGAAGGCAGATCCCGCGGATCGGGCGATAATCACGAAGAGGAGGCGGATGAAGAACAGAAACCAGAAAAATCGGAGATCATCTCCGATCTGCCCCGTGAAACGGGGATCATCGCGGAGGAAGCGGGTGCCGATTGCAGAGTGGAGATCTGCGAAGAAATCTCAAACACAATGGATCAACAGGAGGCGGCTTCCACAGTGCAAGAGAGGCAACATGAAGACGATGAGGAGCGTGTCTCGGATGTTGCCCACAAAATGGAGATCGCCGCGGCGCAAGCATGCATTGTTTGTGCGGCGGAGGTCTGCAATGaacagcaagaagaagaagatcaagacAACATCCTGGGCCAAGTGATCCAAGGGGATGCTTCTGATGGACAGGGCACGTCAGAAGAGAAGCTCTCCAATGGTGTCGATAAGCCGGAGATTCCTGAGCATGAACTAGACATCCTGggcaaagtggtccaaggggatATTTCTGATGGCCAGGGCACGTCAGAAGAGCAGCTCTCCAATGGTGTCTGTGAACTGGAGATTCCTGCGAATGAAGTAGCAGAAAGAGTGGAAAATGTCCTCGAAGAGAGCCCGGTGGATGAGAGTTCAGCAGATCAAGAGGCAAAGGATGATCGGAGCAACGTTGAATCTACCGGCAACTTGGACGTTACAGAGAAGCAGGACATGCCGGATCATGAGTCTGAAGTGGAGCTTTATGAGACTGTGCCCAGTGTTGCATGCGAAGAGGATTTCGTTGAGGAAGATGTAACCTCAAGAGCTGTTTCAGAAGGTGAAATTTCTGACTGCAGTGAAATTGCTTATCCGGATGTTGAAATGTCCACACAGCCAACAGAGGGTGGCATTGAACAAGATGTGAACAATGTGGAAGATGCTTTTGAAGAGTATGGCAGCGCCGTGAACAACTTGGTTGATCAGTGTATCCCTGCAGAAGGCACAGTGGATGTCATAGAAGATGCTCAGAAGGAAATTGAGATTGCCTCATGCAATTTGGAAGATGCTTCTGAAGCATATGGTACTTCCCAAGAAAGCAGCCAGGAAGTTGATTTCCTATGTGTTGATGCTGCTGCTCAAATGGAACCAGAGCCAGAGGTTACAAACTGCAAGTTGGAAGATTCTTCTGAAGAGTATGGTATTGCCCAAGAAAGCAGCCAGGATGTTAAGCCTGTATGCGTTGATGCTGCTGCTCAAACGGAACCTGAGCCAGAGGTTACAAATTGCAAGTTGGAAGATTCTTCTGAAGAGTCTGGTATTGCCCAAGAAAGCACCCAAGATGTTAAGCCTGTCTGTGTTGATGCTGCTGCTCAAATGGAACCAGAGACTAGAAACTGCAACTTGGAAGATGCTTCCGCAGAAGCTGGTATCACTGGAGAAACTGTTCATGATGATAACTTGGTGTATGTCGGCGAGGTTGCTCAAGTGCAATCAGGGGTTGACACAAGCGAGTTGGTAGACACTTCTGAAGAATCTGGTATTGCTCATGAAATTGGTGAAGATGATAACTCTGCATATGTCAGTAATGATGCTCAAAGTGATTCTGGGATCGCCACATGCGAACTGGGAGAAGAATCTGCTACTGTCCAGGAAGCTGATCAGGATCAGAACTGTACAGATGTCAATGGTGGTTATACACATGAGTCCGAGCTTACCGCTTGTGAACTGGCAGAGGCTTCTGAAGCATGTGATATTACCCAAGAAGCTATTCAAGATGACAGCATTTCAGATGTCAGTGATGGTGCTCAAAAGGAATCAGAAATTATAGCATGCGAATCAGAACATGCTTGTGAAGAATCTCATATTATCCAAGAAGGGGGTGAAGATGTTAACACTGCTTGTGAAGAATCTGATATTATCCAAGAAGGGGTGGAAGATGATAACACTGCTTGTGAAGAATCTGATATTATCCAAGAAGGGGTGGAAGATGATAACACTGCTTGTGAAGAATCTTATATTATCCAAGAAGGGGGTGCAGATGATAACACTGCTGGTGTCCGTACTGGTGCTCTAAAGGAGCCAAAGATCATGGCATCCGAATTGGCAGATGCTTGTGAAGTTTGTATTACCGAGGAGGCTAATCTCTCACCCGTTGTCCAGATACCTGAGCATAACTATGACCTGTCAGCAACTGACGGCCATGGGGAGCCCCAGAACCTACCAGCAGAAGACACTGTTGCAAAAGAATTTTCCATTGACGACATGTGCAACGTATTCAGCGAGATGAACCTCAAAGGCGACATATATGTTGATCCTACCGAGTCCGAGATTTGTCCGAGAAACAGAAGGATCGTTGCCGGGAGGAGGAGAATGCCTGAAGAAGATGAATACATGCGAGGCTTTAACCCAAGGGCACCAAATTTTCTTCCTCTGGAATCAGACCCTGATGCAGAAAAGGTTGATCTGAAGCATCAGACGGCGGAAGACCGCAAGAATGCCGAAGAGTGGATGATTGACTACGCGCTTCGGAGGGCGGTGAATAATCTAGGCCCTGCTCGGAAGAAGAAAGTGGAGCTTCTGGTCCAGGCCTTTGAGACTGTCCTACCGCAGGATGAGAAGAAAAGCATTTCACCTACAAGGCCTGCCCAAGCTTGCAACTGA
- the LOC123053929 gene encoding probable ADP-ribosylation factor GTPase-activating protein AGD11 translates to MDEENSLLHFLDDTPSSHYRRTCGGYSSQNDGDDHSDTSDADPSNARDRLETLLNQPANKFCADCGTPDPKWAALPFGAFICIKCSGTHRSLGVHISKVISVNLDEWTDEEVNCLANSGGNATVNTKYEAFLPENYKKPRQDFATEDRAVFIRKKYELQQFVTNPQFACPLHKHGAEKRHNQQHSGSKHGTFRNSWRKKESENKGGKKMMDVGMVEFVGLIKVDIIRGTDLAVRDVMSSDPYVMIMLGHQSMKTKVIKNTLNPIWNERLMLSIPEPVPPLKVQVFDKDTFTSDDRMGEAEVDIQPLISAAREYQSSIITESTQICTFLASENSILAKDSIISIVDGKVEQEIALRLQNVEHGELEIKLECVPLSQ, encoded by the exons ATGGACGAGGAGAACAGTCTCCTGCATTTTCTTGATGATACACCCAGTTCTCATTACAGGAG GACATGCGGTGGATATTCATCCCAAAACGACGGCGATGATCACTCCGATACATcag ACGCAGATCCATCCAATGCAAGGGACAGATTGGAAACTCTACTTAACCAACCTGCCAACAAGTTCTGTGCAGATTGTGGCACGCCAGATCCAAAATGGGC GGCTTTGCCTTTCGGTGCGTTCATTTGCATCAAGTGCTCTGGAACTCACAGAAGTCTTGGAGTACACATATCAAAG GTGATTTCAGTGAATCTAGACGAATGGACAGATGAGGAAGTCAATTGTTTAGCTAATTCAGGTGGAAATGCTACTGTGAACACCAAATATGAAGCGTTTTTACCCGAAAACTACAAAAAGCCAAGACAAGATTTTGCGACAGAGGACCGTGCTGTTTTCATTAG GAAAAAATacgagcttcaacagtttgtgACTAATCCACAATTTGCATGCCCTTTGCACAAACATGGAGCAGAAAAACGTCATAACCAGCAACATAGTGGCAGCAAACATGGTACTTTCAGAAATAGCTGGAGGAAAAAGGAATCCGAAAACAAAGGAGGAAAAAAAATG ATGGATGTGGGCATGGTAGAGTTCGTTGGATTAATTAAGGTCGACATCATAAGGGGCACAGATTTAGCTGTTCGTGATGTGATGTCAAGTGATCCATATGTCATGATTATGCTAGGACACCAA TCCATGAAAACAAAGGTGATAAAGAACACACTGAACCCTATATGGAATGAAAGATTGATGCTATCAATCCCTGAACCGGTGCCGCCTCTTAAAGTG CAAGTGTTCGACAAGGACACATTCACCTCTGACGACCGAATGGGAGAGGCTGAAGTTGATATCCAGCCATTGATCTCTGCAGCAAGAGAGTACCAGAGCTCCATCATCACAGAATCGACACAGATATGCACATTCTTGGCAAGCGAGAACAGCATTCTAGCCAAGGACAGCATTATCTCGATCGTCGATGGTAAGGTGGAGCAGGAGATTGCATTGAGGCTTCAGAACGTCGAGCACGGGGAGCTTGAGATCAAGCTCGAGTGCGTGCCCCTCAGTCAGTAG
- the LOC123142847 gene encoding cation/H(+) antiporter 20, whose amino-acid sequence MAVKMASDGLWQGENPLDFTLPLLAVQIAVVLVVTQGLAFALKPLRQPRVIAEILGGILLGPSALGRWGAFRRTIFPEWSTPALDTVSGLGLLLFLFLVGLELDFRAVRRVGPRSVAIAAAGIVPPLLAAAGIVPLLDLAIPAPRQASYLSMCVFLGAALSVTALPVLACILKELGLLGVPFGETAMAAAAVNDVFAWALLALALALSGGGREPKGPPLAPVYILSSGAVFVAFTFFALRPLMARLARRTGPCSSESNLTCSCAVACALLAGTVTDAIGVHPVFGAFVFGLAMPREDGFAERIGEKVTPLVSGLMLPLYFATSGLHTNVDNVQGVAAWGMVALVVAVAVVGKFTGTFAVAVAGTGMARREAAALGVAMSAKGLVELIVLNIGKEKKVLDDTTFAIFVIMALTTTVIATPLMTALYRHQSTATTPEIDGVGLKGGDACPA is encoded by the exons ATGGCCGTGAAGATGGCATCGGACGGCCTGTGGCAGGGCGAGAACCCTCTCGACTTCACGCTGCCGCTCCTGGCGGTGCAGATAGCCGTCGTGCTCGTCGTCACGCAGGGCCTCGCCTTCGCCCTCAAGCCCCTGCGCCAGCCTAGGGTCATCGCCGAGATCCTG GGCGGCATCTTGCTCGGACCTTCGGCCCTGGGCCGGTGGGGCGCCTTCCGCCGCACGATCTTCCCGGAGTGGAGCACCCCCGCGCTAGACACCGTGTCGGGCCTCGGcctgctcctcttcctcttcctggtCGGCCTCGAGCTCGACTTCCGCGCCGTTCGACGCGTGGGGCCCCGCAGCGTGGCCATCGCAGCGGCCGGCATCGTGCCTccgctgctcgccgccgccggtaTCGTGCCACTCCTCGACCTCGCCATCCCGGCGCCCCGCCAAGCCTCATACCTCTCGATGTGCGTGTTCCTCGGCGCCGCGCTCTCGGTGACCGCTCTCCCCGTGCTCGCGTGCATCCTCAAGGAGCTCGGCCTCCTCGGAGTGCCCTTCGGCGAGACCGCCATGGCTGCCGCCGCCGTGAACGACGTCTTCGCGTGGGCGCTcctcgcgctcgctctcgccttgTCCGGCGGGGGCCGCGAGCCGAAGGGACCCCCTCTCGCTCCGGTCTACATCCTCTCGTCGGGCGCCGTCTTCGTGGCGTTCACGTTCTTCGCGCTccgccctctcatggcgcgcctgGCGCGCCGCACAGGCCCCTGCAGCTCGGAAAGCAACCTGACCTGCTCATGCGCCGTCGCGTGCGCGCTCCTAGCGGGCACCGTGACCGACGCCATCGGCGTGCACCCCGTGTTCGGCGCGTTCGTGTTCGGGCTGGCCATGCCCCGGGAGGACGGCTTCGCGGAGCGCATCGGCGAGAAGGTGACGCCGCTGGTGTCCGGGCTGATGCTGCCGCTCTACTTCGCCACGAGCGGACTGCACACGAATGTGGACAACGTCCAGGGCGTGGCCGCGTGGGGGATGGTGGCGCTCGTGGTGGCCGTGGCTGTGGTGGGGAAGTTCACCGGGACGTTCGCGGTAGCGGTCGCCGGGACCGGCATGGCCAGGCGCGAGGCGGCCGCCCTCGGCGTGGCCATGAGCGCCAAGGGTCTCGTGGAGCTCATCGTACTCAACATCGGCAAGGAGAAGAAG GTGCTGGACGACACGACGTTCGCCATCTTCGTGATCATGGCGCTGACGACCACGGTGATCGCGACGCCGCTCATGACGGCGCTCTACCGGCATCAGTCGACGGCCACCACGCCGGAGATCGATGGGGTGGGGCTCAAAGGAGGCGACGCTTGCCCGGCATAA